The Dioscorea cayenensis subsp. rotundata cultivar TDr96_F1 chromosome 18, TDr96_F1_v2_PseudoChromosome.rev07_lg8_w22 25.fasta, whole genome shotgun sequence genome includes the window TACAAATGCTTGAATTGAGCATGTATTTTCTTGGTTGTTGCAACAATCAAATTGGATCGTCAGCAGAATTTCATTCTACTTGATTAGAtgattgttcttgattgttggATTGCATGTTTGTTCTCTTAAAGAACATATTGAGGTAAGTAGTATTTGTTAAGCATCTAATATGATAGTAATTTTTagtattgtaattaattatgatgtttttttctttaggtGATAACTGTTTTACATCAGTGATTTGAAGTGGAATTCTTGGAAGTTACTTTGGTTGTGTAAATTAACAAGAGATGCTTGTATTTAGGGCTTTATtctcattgtattttttttattaattttatataaactcTTTGTTcatgaaatataatgaaatttgatTCATGATAAAATGACATTAGCTTTGAACAATAGTTATGAGATCATGTTTAAATTAATGGccataaatttaatatgatttatttaaaaatagattataattttttaaatatttaaaacaaataaatggtCTCAAATCTGTTTTAatccattttaaaatttaaaaatagatttaaaacataattaaatcagAACAAAAAAGGATTTAATTCCGTTACAAATATCAAAAACAGATTAGCAGCAAAATTAAATCCATTTTTATTTACAACGGATTCTATACCGTTGTAAATATTAGAAATAGATTAAATTCTGTTGCTAATACGTTTCTAAATTTTGGAACATAATTAAATCCGTTGCAAATATTAGAAATAGATTAAATTCTGTTGAtccatttttaaaatgaattagcAATGGACTAGATACTGtttgtaaattataattttgttatagtGTAATGTAATAattcaatcaaatcaaaacatGAACAAGTCTAGCATCATCTCCCTGAATAAATCTAGCATATCTTGACATGAAGACTTAGGTAAGCACAGTCAATCAATGCGCCACAATgttagcaatatatatatatagctagcATCATTTTGACATGAAGactgggtaaatttttttcGTGAGTCACCAGTTTAGCCTTTTATTTCGGTTTAGACTAACTTtcgatttgtatcaaaatgggcATTAAATTTCAGTTTCATTTCTCCAAATTTAGGGTAATTGGggatttttgtggatttttggtgatgtggatACCGGGAAAGGCTTGCACGGTAGTTGGGCCGAGGTTGAGTGGCGTGAGACACGAGGGCATCCACGCATGCTTTCGGTGTCCgcatcaccaaaaatccactgAAATCCTTAATTATTCCGAcggagaaataaaattaaaatttaggtCATTTCGATACAAATCTGAAAAGTTAGTGATCAAACTGAAATAAAGCTAAAGTTAGGTACtcactaaaaaatttactccaTGAAAACTTAGGTAAGCACAGTCAATCAATGTGCCACAATGTtagcaacatatatatatatatatatagcacattGAACCTAGacaattattttttcacattaATTCGGTGAATCTTTTGCTTTATTGTGACACTCAAAAGAAGCTTTTTAAGTGTCTCAAGcatgcataatatatatttatatatagccAAGAATCACTGTTTAGGGGGAAGCATCTAGTCAGAGTGGATTGATGCATGAATGTTAATTTGATTTGTTGTTATAATATTCTCCCCAAAATTTTGGATTCCTATATCATCATGATGCAATGAACTTAATGTCGCAGTACAAGGGATTTTTGCAAACCATTTCGTTAACTAAATAATCAAGTTGAACGAatggttttaaaatattttacttatatcggttttttttaaatatatatattattatgctaGACATTAATTAAGCAAGGGAGTGAAATACCAAATGAAGATGGTGGAGATGATTTTGTGAGtaaattcaaaaactaaaataatataatatattaatttatcagatttttaatatatatatatatatatgcttaaatTTACtaatcaaagattttttttttttccattcagTTTAAtcgatttatttttttttaataaactggtcaaatattcaataaataaaaaatttagctaatttgatatttatttcatacttagttttaaaaaaaaaaaaaataagcgaCAAGTGTCTATATACAAGTGTGAAGTTAATATCTCAACACACCCATACTCTTACCTTGTATGGTTTTGGGGTTTAATTTTGAGTTCTCCCCAAAATAAACACCCTATGTAAAAGACTCGACCCCAATAAGTCAAGAGGTTATtagttttcataaattttttcgATTATGATAGAAACACCCTAGGTAAAAGACCCGGTCTCAATAGAAATACCACAAGATTATTAATGTGACCGGGCCTGAATGAAAGGTAGAGCCTAAAAGTAAATGCCTCCACCCATCCATGGTTTGCGAAGTTGTATTTTATACTCAATATGTTATGAGGAAGATGCATGAATGATCCACCTCAACTTCTTTATTTATGTCAATAGCATAATCATTCTGATAATGAACCTTCTCAACCAAATCATTTACTACAGTCTTTGATGAAGATATATAAAGATATTAAAAGATATTCctctttttaatttaacatcATTTTTTGTCAGACTTCCCCACTAAGCAAAGATTAGACATCAACATAATGAGAGATTACAAATCTAATTGTTTGATTGAAGATGGAATGCTCATCACttgctttttaatttctccTTAGTGAGATAGAGTCAAAATATTCCCTGTTGAAGCTTTGGAATCATTTGCACTCAAAATGGTTGGTTATGCTTGAGAGGTAATCTAGTTGAAGAAGAACATCAACTCACTTTTCCCAAAAGTTGGTGTTTTATAGTCTTagtttgctttttcttttccaGTGAAGGCACCTCTTAGCTAAGCTAAAGCTAGCATCCTCTGTGAAAGATGAAAGATTCTTCTCCTACTTAATTTGTAAAgctttgaaagaaaagaaaagaagttttGAACTTCTTTTCCCAATGAGAACTAAATCATGACACCCACTCACTTAACACTACAAATACCCTCATTCCCTTGCATTGTTTTGCTCATACAAGGCCTAGCTACTTATATTCTTTGAGCTATGGTTTCTACATCACCTCTTCCTAAGGTGTAGGAAGTATATAGTTAaccttcatatatatacatatataccttGCCTATATAGTTTCAAAATATATTCATGTATATAATTTGTACTGCTTAATTCAGGTTACTGATGGTTCGAACCAGGCAAACAGTCGAAGAGCCAAATGGTGGTATGCGACATTCCATAATGTCACGGCAATGGTTGGAGCCGGAGTCCTTAGCTTGCCTTATGCCATGGCTCACTTAGGATGGTAATAAATTTAAGATGAAACTGCACTTTTGATCTATGAACTATATCATATATTTGTTACTGtccttaaaaattatatttaaaaaaaatggttgagGTACATACTCCATGTTGCACTTGTTTGCACATAAAATATAGAGCTTGTTGTACACGTATTGCAGGGGTCCTGGATCACTAGCTCTAGTTCTATCATGGTGCATCACATTGTACACTCTCTGGTTGATGATACAACTCCATGAGTGTGTTCCGGGAACTCGATTTGATCGGTATCGTGATCTCGGGCAGTATGCTTTCGGGCCGAAGCTCGGATTATGGATTGTGGTTCCACAGCAGTTGATTGTTCAGTTAGGTTGTGACATAGTGTACATGGTGACTGGAGGCAAGTGTCTGGAGAAATTCATGGAGATTATTTTCCCTAGTTTGGCAACAATGCACACATCGTATTGGATTTGCTTCTTTGGTGCCATCCAGTTCTTTCTTTCTCAACTCCCTGATCTTAATTCCATGTCTGCTGTGTCTTTTGCTGCTGCTGTTATGTCACTCAGgttagttttatgttttttaattatgtttgataATGTGGAATTTAAGCATGCATGTAGCTATGCGTACATTTAAGAACCTGGGTTTATaaattattagttaattaaCTACTTGTAAAGCCATGactatacaatatatatatatatatatattgtacgTGCTCTTGTTCGAATCTAACTTAACAAAATCTTTCTTGGTTTGCGGTCATTGCCATTGTATATCTATAAATAGGGTTGTCTCATGTGAGAAGAAAACATGGCTTTTATATACAATTTTctacttatttttatatctatgtttttcaaaacattcattttggaaaaaaaatatatattagtgtTTGGACCGAATTTCTTCATCCTCTGGAaagtttttatgtatttttaaatctattttaatttttaatttttaatttttgttgtgtaTCCTCACTTTTtctagttgtttttttattcaattttttctgAACTTggtaaaatcatcaattaaaatCAACCATGTGATTACAAGCACTCTGATTTGTTAacaaactaaatattttaaaaatatggatcTATATATACATGGAGAGgtattagtaatttttttttatgaattttatatgtttatttgcaTCTAGATTCACTTACTGAATTTGATATTATCTCTCTTAATTACTCTCCATATATGATTTGAAacgaatttattaaaataattttattaaaagtcAACATTagtttatttggtaaattaatattaatatgattatataattatgtaaattagcatatttatttataatgtgacaaactaaaaaaaactcaagCGTATCAACTAAATGGTAGAATACTCATGTTAGTCCctatacttattttattttgcctttATAGTCCTCCTACTTTAGTTTAAGCTCTTTCAATCCCTCTACTCTTTGAATGAGTGCAATCAAGTCCCATATGACCGTTctaatcataaaataattaatatactacACAATTCATCCATAATAATCGTTGTAATATACACAATTCAgagaaataatataaattctttattttttatatgatttatagAATATATGAGTAATAACAATTAGTAATTGGTATGTTCAAAGTGTATATGGGGGACTTGATTGCACTCATTCAAggagtagagggattaaaagggcttaaattgaaataagaggactaaaaaggcaaaataaaaaaagtataggGACTAATATGGGTATTCTACCTAACTAAATATATTGTATGGTTTTCTTGCTCAGCTACTCAACAATCTCTTGGGTGAGTTGCCTTAGTCGAGGGCCCATTGACAATGTGACCTATTCATACAAGAAAAGCTCACCAGAAGACTCAATGTTTAGGGTCTTTGGTGCTCTAGGACAAGTAGCATTTGCCTACGCAGGACATGGAGTGATACTAGAGATTCAAGCCACCATCCCTTCAAGTTCTACAAAACCATCAAAGGATCC containing:
- the LOC120281873 gene encoding lysine histidine transporter-like 6 isoform X1, with translation MVSTSPLPKVTDGSNQANSRRAKWWYATFHNVTAMVGAGVLSLPYAMAHLGWGPGSLALVLSWCITLYTLWLMIQLHECVPGTRFDRYRDLGQYAFGPKLGLWIVVPQQLIVQLGCDIVYMVTGGKCLEKFMEIIFPSLATMHTSYWICFFGAIQFFLSQLPDLNSMSAVSFAAAVMSLSYSTISWVSCLSRGPIDNVTYSYKKSSPEDSMFRVFGALGQVAFAYAGHGVILEIQATIPSSSTKPSKDPMWKGTVVAYFITALCYFPVAMVGYWAFGQDVEDNVLMALKRPGWLIAAANLMVVIHVIGSYQVYAMPVFDSIETILVSKFKLHSGFALRLIARSAYVAFTLFLGVTFPFFGDLLGFFGGFGFTPTSYFLPCIIWLAIKKPKRFSLSWIVNWGCIIIGVCIMLVSTISGLRNIISDSSTFQFYS
- the LOC120281873 gene encoding lysine histidine transporter-like 6 isoform X3, with translation MVGAGVLSLPYAMAHLGWGPGSLALVLSWCITLYTLWLMIQLHECVPGTRFDRYRDLGQYAFGPKLGLWIVVPQQLIVQLGCDIVYMVTGGKCLEKFMEIIFPSLATMHTSYWICFFGAIQFFLSQLPDLNSMSAVSFAAAVMSLSYSTISWVSCLSRGPIDNVTYSYKKSSPEDSMFRVFGALGQVAFAYAGHGVILEIQATIPSSSTKPSKDPMWKGTVVAYFITALCYFPVAMVGYWAFGQDVEDNVLMALKRPGWLIAAANLMVVIHVIGSYQVYAMPVFDSIETILVSKFKLHSGFALRLIARSAYVAFTLFLGVTFPFFGDLLGFFGGFGFTPTSYFLPCIIWLAIKKPKRFSLSWIVNWGCIIIGVCIMLVSTISGLRNIISDSSTFQFYS
- the LOC120281873 gene encoding lysine histidine transporter-like 6 isoform X2 — translated: MVSTSPLPKVTDGSNQANSRRAKWWYATFHNVTAMVGAGVLSLPYAMAHLGWGPGSLALVLSWCITLYTLWLMIQLHECVPGTRFDRYRDLGQYAFGPKLGLWIVVPQQLIVQLGCDIVYMVTGGKCLEKFMEIIFPSLATMHTSYWICFFGAIQFFLSQLPDLNSMSAVSFAAAVMSLSYSTISWVSCLSRGPIDNVTYSYKKSSPEDSMFRVFGALGQVAFAYAGHGVILEIQATIPSSSTKPSKDPMWKGTVVAYFITALCYFPVAMVGYWAFGQDVEDNVLMALKRPGWLIAAANLMVVIHVIGSYQVYAMPVFDSIETILVSKFKLHSGFALRLIARSAYVAFTLFLGVTFPFFGDLLGFFGGFGFTPTSYFLPCIIWLAIKKPKRDASSLVFA